One genomic segment of Halomarina pelagica includes these proteins:
- a CDS encoding FAD-binding oxidoreductase: MPDVSFLEDVLADDQLSTAATDRDRHARDWGTAERDASPPDVVAWPESTEEVAAVLAAANERGVPVTPFAAGTGIEGNAVPARGGVSLDLTRMDSVLDVRPSDRQVDVEPGVLGGRVDEAVASAGLFFPPLPTSGDVATIGGMIATNASGKQTVKYGKVGDWVRELEVVLADGSVITPGTRAKKSSSGYDLRDLIVGSEGTLGVVTRATLELAGRPDQIRAGRAVFGDLDDATAAVADVIRSGVDVAALELIDALSARMANAYIDADLPARPTVFLEFHANHGIGEEVAFCRRVLEEYDPVEIEIGDERAADDIWAARRELADATRAYYPDRESIHAGDVAVPITAYPDLVGVIHALADEHDVPIPTFGHAGDGNVHFDVLVDPGDDGQVAAGHAIYDAIVERAIELGGTATGEHGIGQGKRQFLRLEHGDAGVAAMRAIKDALDPNGTLNPGKIFPDD, from the coding sequence ATGCCCGACGTATCGTTCCTCGAGGACGTGCTCGCGGACGATCAGCTCTCGACGGCGGCGACCGACCGCGACCGCCACGCCCGCGACTGGGGGACCGCCGAACGCGACGCGTCCCCGCCGGACGTCGTCGCCTGGCCGGAGTCGACCGAGGAGGTCGCCGCCGTGCTCGCGGCGGCGAACGAACGCGGCGTCCCGGTCACCCCCTTCGCCGCCGGGACGGGGATCGAGGGCAACGCCGTCCCCGCGCGGGGCGGCGTCAGCCTCGACCTGACGCGGATGGACTCGGTGCTCGACGTCCGCCCGAGCGACCGACAGGTCGACGTGGAGCCGGGCGTGCTCGGCGGACGGGTCGACGAGGCGGTCGCCTCCGCGGGGCTCTTCTTCCCGCCGCTGCCGACGTCCGGCGACGTGGCGACGATCGGGGGGATGATCGCGACGAACGCGAGCGGCAAGCAGACCGTCAAGTACGGCAAGGTCGGCGACTGGGTGCGCGAACTCGAGGTCGTCCTCGCGGACGGATCGGTGATCACCCCCGGCACGAGGGCGAAGAAGAGTTCCTCCGGGTACGACCTCCGCGACCTGATCGTCGGCAGCGAGGGGACCCTCGGAGTCGTCACGCGAGCGACGCTGGAACTCGCCGGCCGACCCGACCAGATCCGCGCCGGGCGCGCCGTGTTCGGGGACCTCGACGACGCGACCGCGGCCGTCGCCGACGTGATCCGGTCGGGCGTCGACGTCGCCGCGCTCGAACTCATCGACGCCCTGAGCGCGCGGATGGCGAACGCCTACATCGACGCGGACCTCCCCGCCCGCCCGACCGTCTTCCTCGAGTTCCACGCGAACCACGGGATCGGGGAGGAAGTCGCGTTCTGCCGGCGCGTGCTCGAGGAGTACGACCCGGTCGAGATCGAGATCGGAGACGAGCGAGCGGCGGACGACATCTGGGCGGCGCGGCGCGAACTCGCGGACGCGACGCGCGCCTACTACCCGGATCGGGAGTCCATACACGCCGGCGACGTGGCCGTCCCGATCACCGCCTACCCCGACCTCGTCGGCGTCATCCACGCGCTCGCCGACGAGCACGACGTCCCCATCCCCACGTTCGGTCACGCCGGCGACGGCAACGTCCACTTCGACGTCCTCGTTGATCCGGGGGACGACGGGCAGGTCGCGGCCGGTCACGCGATCTACGACGCCATCGTCGAGCGCGCGATCGAACTCGGGGGCACCGCCACGGGCGAGCACGGCATCGGCCAGGGGAAGCGCCAGTTCCTCCGACTCGAACACGGGGACGCGGGGGTGGCCGCGATGCGGGCGATCAAGGACGCCCTCGACCCCAACGGCACGCTCAACCCCGGGAAGATCTTCCCGGACGACTGA
- a CDS encoding ABC transporter substrate-binding protein produces the protein MSERTSLSRRRLLRATGLSSAAALAGCLGGGGGGSQRVPTDVGEWPPTEYNEELIVWNWYDDWASWAKGAFEKEHGVSVTTSGYSSPNQWYSKLQSGGAGIDNIAGTTNWVERSIENDFLHEIPVDLMPAWGNITDRIKEVSSYQKDGKTYGVPESLVLYPLTYNTDYFDAAPSSWDVLWSDEHRGKIVMWDNSTVSCQIAALYTGQDPIRPKDYAEIEEVLKQQKPLLKTYWGDYEQAQQLFVNEDVVAGPLTMGRTYTARFKEGAPVHYTAPKEGAMYTSDLFVIPKSAPNPIASLLFTDWASQPAVAAKLFETMGYKPAVDISDQLSERDLKFTTWSDDWNLVFQETLSDDVRSKYDEIWTAVKAA, from the coding sequence ATGTCAGAGAGAACCTCGCTCAGTCGGCGGCGGTTGTTGCGGGCGACCGGCCTTTCGAGCGCGGCCGCCCTCGCGGGATGCCTGGGCGGCGGTGGCGGCGGGAGTCAGCGAGTGCCGACGGACGTCGGCGAGTGGCCGCCCACGGAGTACAACGAGGAACTGATCGTGTGGAACTGGTACGACGACTGGGCCTCGTGGGCGAAGGGGGCGTTCGAGAAGGAACACGGCGTCTCGGTGACCACGAGCGGGTACTCCTCGCCGAATCAGTGGTACTCCAAGTTGCAGTCCGGCGGTGCCGGGATCGACAACATCGCCGGGACGACCAACTGGGTCGAGCGGTCGATCGAGAACGACTTCCTGCACGAGATCCCGGTCGACCTCATGCCGGCGTGGGGGAACATCACCGATCGTATCAAAGAGGTCTCGTCCTACCAGAAGGACGGGAAGACGTACGGGGTCCCGGAGAGCCTGGTGCTCTACCCGCTGACGTACAACACCGACTACTTCGACGCCGCGCCGTCGTCGTGGGACGTCCTGTGGAGCGACGAACACCGGGGGAAGATCGTGATGTGGGACAACTCCACCGTCTCCTGTCAGATCGCGGCGCTCTACACCGGGCAAGACCCCATCCGGCCGAAGGACTACGCGGAGATCGAGGAGGTGCTGAAACAGCAGAAGCCGCTGCTCAAGACCTACTGGGGCGACTACGAGCAGGCGCAGCAACTGTTCGTGAACGAGGACGTCGTCGCCGGGCCGCTCACCATGGGCCGGACGTACACGGCCCGCTTCAAGGAGGGCGCGCCGGTTCACTACACCGCGCCGAAGGAGGGCGCGATGTACACGAGCGACCTGTTCGTCATCCCGAAGAGCGCGCCCAACCCGATCGCCAGCCTCCTGTTCACCGACTGGGCCAGCCAGCCGGCGGTGGCGGCGAAGCTGTTCGAGACGATGGGGTACAAACCCGCCGTCGACATCTCCGATCAGCTCTCCGAGCGGGACCTGAAGTTCACGACCTGGTCGGACGACTGGAACCTCGTCTTTCAGGAGACGCTCTCCGACGACGTGCGTTCGAAGTACGACGAGATCTGGACGGCCGTCAAGGCGGCCTGA
- a CDS encoding ABC transporter ATP-binding protein, whose translation MALLNVSGLTKRFGDLTAVDDATFEVEDGEFVSILGPSGSGKSTILRMIAGFEEPTAGSIDLAGEELVGTPPFERDLNMVFQNLALFPHLTVAENVQYGLKQKGVSPAERESRTEEMLAMVRLDGYGPRTPDELSGGEQQRVALARALVNEPALILFDEPLSSLDRKLRQHMQSELQRIQSETGITFLYVTHDQEVALSVSDRLVVLDDGVVEQIGSVEALYETPNSQFVADFIGDVNTVPATVSAVADDRVTLATDGGDVSVARTVADGVSAGDAVNVCVRPHHVRLGNGASGAFVTPGVVRNRSYRGSDVVYTVDTDAWGPLTADVRGGDFEVGEAVTLAWDERDVHLFAAEGGA comes from the coding sequence ATGGCGCTGCTCAACGTCTCGGGGCTCACGAAACGCTTCGGCGACCTCACGGCCGTCGACGACGCCACCTTCGAGGTCGAGGACGGGGAGTTCGTCTCGATCCTCGGCCCGTCCGGGAGCGGCAAGTCCACGATCCTCCGGATGATCGCGGGGTTCGAGGAGCCGACCGCCGGCTCCATCGACCTCGCGGGGGAGGAACTGGTCGGTACGCCCCCCTTCGAGCGCGACCTCAACATGGTGTTTCAGAACCTCGCGCTCTTTCCCCACCTCACGGTCGCCGAGAACGTCCAGTACGGGCTGAAACAGAAGGGCGTCTCACCGGCCGAGCGCGAGTCGCGCACCGAGGAGATGCTCGCGATGGTCCGCCTCGACGGTTACGGGCCGCGGACGCCCGACGAACTCTCCGGCGGGGAGCAACAGCGGGTCGCGCTCGCCCGGGCGCTTGTCAACGAACCGGCGCTCATCCTGTTCGACGAGCCGCTGTCGTCGCTCGACCGGAAGCTCCGCCAGCACATGCAGTCGGAGCTACAGCGCATTCAGTCGGAGACGGGGATCACCTTCCTCTACGTCACCCACGACCAGGAGGTCGCGCTGTCCGTCTCGGATCGCCTCGTCGTCCTCGACGACGGCGTCGTCGAGCAGATCGGGAGCGTCGAGGCGCTGTACGAGACGCCGAACTCGCAGTTCGTCGCCGACTTCATCGGTGATGTCAACACCGTTCCCGCGACCGTGTCCGCCGTCGCCGACGACCGCGTGACGCTCGCGACCGACGGCGGCGACGTCTCCGTCGCGAGAACCGTCGCCGACGGCGTCTCCGCGGGCGACGCGGTGAACGTCTGCGTCCGCCCCCACCACGTCCGCCTCGGGAACGGCGCGTCCGGCGCGTTCGTCACCCCGGGCGTCGTCAGAAACCGGAGTTATCGGGGGAGCGACGTCGTCTACACGGTCGACACCGACGCGTGGGGGCCGCTCACCGCGGACGTCCGCGGCGGCGACTTCGAGGTGGGCGAGGCGGTGACGCTCGCGTGGGACGAACGCGACGTCCACCTCTTCGCGGCCGAGGGGGGAGCCTGA
- a CDS encoding ABC transporter permease — translation MADATTTTEATGTGRERLRGLVAFFRERPRLKVGAIAGIPYAVLTVFFVLPLLVMLLISFRQGTIDGPFTVENYVAFLTSSTYLTVVWRTFLITVQVTAVVTVVGYALAYSIVRFSRRTTLLLLLVILPFWTSYIIRMYAWINILQRGGVLDSTLVLLGVLDQPAGFLYSQPAVMVGFVYVWLPLAVLPFYASLANMDPDLVEAAKDLGAGPIKAFVTVTLPTTINGVVTGVILVFIPTFGSFITPRLLGGTNNVMIGMIIENQFKEAFNWPFGAAIGIVISAVVVALLVAGARVGGDLFDGGERA, via the coding sequence ATGGCCGACGCGACGACGACGACCGAGGCGACCGGAACGGGACGCGAGCGTCTCCGCGGCCTCGTGGCCTTCTTCCGCGAGCGACCGCGGCTGAAGGTGGGCGCGATCGCGGGGATCCCGTACGCCGTGCTCACCGTCTTCTTCGTGCTCCCTCTGCTGGTGATGCTCCTCATCTCGTTCCGTCAGGGGACGATCGACGGCCCGTTCACCGTCGAGAACTACGTCGCGTTTCTCACCTCCTCCACGTACCTCACGGTGGTGTGGCGGACGTTCCTCATCACGGTCCAGGTGACGGCCGTCGTGACGGTCGTCGGGTACGCGCTCGCCTACAGCATCGTCCGGTTCTCGCGGCGGACGACGCTGCTGTTGCTGCTCGTCATCCTGCCGTTCTGGACGAGTTACATCATCCGGATGTACGCCTGGATCAACATCCTCCAGCGCGGCGGGGTGCTCGACTCGACGCTCGTCCTCCTCGGCGTGCTCGACCAGCCCGCGGGGTTCCTCTACAGCCAGCCCGCGGTGATGGTCGGGTTCGTCTACGTCTGGCTCCCGCTCGCGGTGCTCCCGTTCTACGCGTCGCTGGCGAACATGGATCCCGACCTCGTCGAGGCCGCGAAGGACCTCGGTGCGGGACCGATCAAAGCGTTCGTCACCGTGACGCTCCCGACGACGATCAACGGGGTCGTGACGGGGGTGATCCTCGTCTTCATCCCCACGTTCGGGTCGTTCATCACGCCCCGCCTGCTCGGCGGGACGAACAACGTGATGATCGGGATGATCATCGAGAACCAGTTCAAGGAGGCGTTCAACTGGCCGTTCGGCGCGGCCATCGGGATCGTCATCTCGGCCGTCGTCGTCGCGTTGCTCGTCGCGGGCGCGCGCGTCGGCGGCGACCTCTTCGACGGGGGTGAGCGGGCGTGA
- a CDS encoding ABC transporter permease: MSVVASVERFVHRRGASMARVVTALVFAFLWVPIAVLVLMSFAEGGVLSFPPERLTLKWYEAFLRNDAALDAIVTTLTVSVPATLLTVTLATLLAYAVDRFEFPGRGLLQLLATLPVVVPLVVTAVALVLFFGVVRPIVAVSGYPAVVVAHVVRTIPFAALVIIPTFLTFDRRLEEASKDLGADELQTFLQVTLPNVFPGIVAGGLLAFTLSFNEFVFTYFVKDTTTTTLPVYIWNQIRYNVTPEVNVISVVFLGVAVTLVLVAVSLTRVELIARR; this comes from the coding sequence GTGAGCGTCGTCGCGAGCGTCGAGCGGTTCGTCCACCGCCGCGGCGCGTCGATGGCGCGCGTCGTGACGGCGCTCGTGTTCGCCTTCCTGTGGGTACCGATCGCCGTCCTCGTGCTCATGTCGTTCGCGGAAGGGGGCGTCCTCTCGTTCCCGCCGGAACGACTCACGCTGAAGTGGTACGAGGCGTTCCTCCGGAACGACGCCGCGCTCGACGCCATCGTGACGACGCTCACGGTGAGCGTCCCGGCGACGCTCCTCACGGTGACGCTCGCGACCCTGCTCGCGTACGCGGTCGACCGGTTCGAGTTCCCCGGTCGGGGGCTGCTCCAGTTGCTCGCCACGCTCCCCGTGGTCGTCCCGCTCGTCGTCACGGCCGTTGCGCTGGTGCTGTTCTTCGGCGTCGTCCGCCCGATCGTCGCCGTCTCCGGCTACCCGGCGGTCGTCGTCGCGCACGTCGTCAGGACGATTCCCTTCGCGGCGCTCGTCATCATTCCGACGTTCCTGACGTTCGACCGCCGACTGGAGGAGGCGTCGAAGGACCTGGGCGCGGACGAACTCCAGACGTTCCTCCAGGTGACGCTCCCCAACGTCTTCCCGGGGATCGTCGCGGGCGGCCTGCTCGCGTTCACGCTCTCGTTCAACGAGTTCGTCTTCACCTACTTCGTGAAGGACACCACGACGACGACCCTCCCGGTCTACATCTGGAACCAGATCCGCTACAACGTCACCCCGGAGGTGAACGTCATCAGCGTCGTCTTCCTCGGCGTCGCCGTGACGCTCGTGCTCGTCGCCGTCTCGCTCACCCGCGTGGAGCTGATCGCGCGCCGGTGA
- a CDS encoding pyridoxal phosphate-dependent aminotransferase yields the protein MTREAHAHGAINLSQGIPDEDETPPSVKRAAKEAVDSSSQYTITWGLPELREAIAARYAEWKGVEYDPTTEVTVTCGTSEGIMSTLLSLCDPGDGVIYFEPTYESYIPGVQFAEGRPVPIDITDGLEVEADALWEAAADAELLVLNHPQNPTGKVFTPDELELVAEVASEEDLVVVTDEIYEHIVYVDDYLSPVEVGDLADRTVVCTGMSKTFSVTGWRVGFVLAPEPLAAELRKFHDYTSICAPTPFQRAGVEALSLPESYYADLADSYERRRDLLYDGLRDVGLDPVKPDGAYYMLTRYPTDEADTDFTLRLIREAGVAVVPGSSFYTDEGPDWVRFTFSRNEGTIEEALSRLEEHRFW from the coding sequence ATGACCCGCGAGGCGCACGCCCACGGCGCGATCAACCTCTCGCAGGGGATCCCCGACGAGGACGAGACGCCGCCGTCGGTGAAGCGCGCGGCGAAGGAGGCCGTCGACTCGTCGAGCCAGTACACGATCACGTGGGGGCTCCCCGAACTCCGCGAGGCGATCGCGGCGCGCTACGCCGAGTGGAAGGGGGTCGAGTACGACCCGACGACCGAGGTGACCGTGACTTGCGGGACGAGCGAGGGGATCATGTCGACGCTCCTCTCGCTGTGCGACCCGGGCGACGGCGTCATCTACTTCGAACCGACCTACGAGAGCTACATCCCCGGCGTGCAGTTCGCGGAGGGCCGGCCCGTCCCGATCGACATCACCGACGGCCTCGAGGTCGAGGCCGACGCCCTGTGGGAGGCCGCGGCGGACGCGGAACTGCTCGTGCTGAACCACCCGCAGAACCCGACGGGGAAGGTGTTCACGCCCGACGAACTCGAACTCGTCGCGGAGGTGGCCAGCGAGGAGGACCTCGTCGTCGTCACCGACGAGATCTACGAGCACATCGTCTACGTCGACGACTACCTGAGCCCCGTCGAGGTCGGCGACCTCGCGGACCGGACGGTCGTCTGCACCGGGATGTCGAAGACGTTCTCCGTGACGGGCTGGCGCGTCGGCTTCGTCCTCGCGCCCGAACCGCTCGCCGCCGAACTCCGGAAGTTCCACGACTACACCAGCATCTGCGCGCCGACGCCCTTCCAGCGGGCAGGCGTCGAGGCGCTCTCGCTCCCCGAGTCCTACTACGCCGACCTCGCGGACTCCTACGAGCGCCGCCGCGACCTGCTGTACGACGGCCTCCGCGACGTCGGTCTCGACCCGGTGAAACCCGACGGCGCGTACTACATGCTCACGCGCTACCCCACCGACGAGGCGGACACCGACTTCACCCTGCGGCTCATCCGCGAGGCGGGCGTCGCGGTCGTCCCCGGGAGCAGCTTCTACACCGACGAGGGTCCCGACTGGGTGCGCTTTACCTTCTCGCGCAACGAGGGGACGATCGAGGAGGCGCTCTCCCGCCTCGAGGAACACCGCTTCTGGTGA
- a CDS encoding AI-2E family transporter — MRFESEFVGDRSGFAWWAIVLAVGGVLLYAIYEYVGAFVLGLFIYYATRPIYERLGDRIPSRSLRAGLALALIALPILLLIGYTVLVGVRELSGLAVADLGTYLRPLRPYVGEAALRNPQELLASLLENPQQLRQFGDADTVQQVVGTAGGYLGVFAAGLVQLFIALAVGFYLLRDDFKLAGWVRSSLARDDPALVAFGTAVDRDLKTVYFGNILNAFVVAVVAAVSYNALDAVAPPALSIPAPTLLGLLTGAASLVPVVGMKIVYVPVALYLFGLSLLTDPASLWYPIAFLVVSLAVVDGATELLLRPYISGRNLHVGLVLFAYILGPLIFGWYGLFLGPLVLVVAVHLARIVLPELVHGEPVDPSADGRDPIPDADGGVEDPSTSSRAADGDDATGETVDAVDGGRVEDGGGPTDDETADEGTIEGGDDAVDERS, encoded by the coding sequence ATGCGATTCGAGTCGGAGTTCGTCGGCGATCGCTCGGGGTTCGCGTGGTGGGCGATCGTGCTCGCGGTCGGCGGCGTCCTCCTCTACGCGATCTACGAGTACGTCGGGGCGTTCGTCCTCGGGCTGTTCATCTACTACGCGACGCGGCCCATCTACGAGCGCCTCGGCGACCGGATCCCCTCGCGGTCGCTCAGGGCCGGCCTCGCGCTCGCGCTGATCGCGCTCCCGATCCTCCTGCTGATCGGCTACACGGTCCTCGTCGGCGTTCGTGAGCTGAGCGGCCTCGCCGTCGCCGACCTCGGGACGTACCTGCGTCCGCTCCGGCCGTACGTCGGCGAAGCCGCCCTCAGGAACCCTCAGGAGCTGCTCGCGTCGCTGCTGGAGAACCCACAGCAGCTCCGGCAGTTCGGGGACGCGGACACCGTACAGCAGGTGGTCGGGACGGCCGGCGGCTACCTCGGCGTCTTCGCCGCCGGGCTGGTCCAGCTGTTCATCGCGCTCGCGGTCGGGTTCTACCTGCTCCGTGACGACTTCAAGCTCGCCGGGTGGGTCCGCTCATCGCTCGCCCGCGACGACCCTGCGCTCGTCGCGTTCGGCACCGCGGTCGACCGCGACCTCAAGACGGTCTACTTCGGGAACATCCTGAACGCGTTCGTCGTGGCGGTGGTCGCCGCCGTCTCCTACAACGCGCTCGACGCGGTCGCGCCCCCGGCGCTCTCGATCCCCGCGCCGACGCTCCTCGGGCTGCTCACCGGCGCGGCGAGCCTCGTCCCGGTAGTCGGGATGAAGATCGTCTACGTGCCGGTCGCCCTCTACCTGTTCGGGCTCTCGCTGCTCACCGACCCCGCGTCGCTCTGGTACCCGATCGCGTTCCTCGTCGTGAGCCTCGCGGTCGTCGACGGGGCGACCGAACTGCTCCTCAGGCCGTACATCTCCGGGCGGAACCTCCACGTCGGGTTGGTCCTGTTCGCGTACATCCTCGGCCCGCTCATCTTCGGCTGGTACGGTCTCTTCCTCGGCCCGCTCGTGCTCGTGGTCGCGGTCCACCTCGCCCGGATCGTCCTCCCCGAACTCGTCCACGGCGAGCCGGTCGACCCCTCGGCCGACGGTCGCGATCCGATCCCCGACGCCGACGGCGGCGTCGAGGACCCGTCGACGTCGAGCCGCGCGGCCGACGGGGACGACGCTACGGGGGAAACGGTCGACGCGGTCGACGGAGGAAGGGTCGAGGACGGAGGAGGCCCGACCGACGACGAGACGGCCGACGAGGGAACGATCGAAGGGGGAGACGACGCGGTCGACGAGCGCTCGTAG
- a CDS encoding amino acid permease, translating into MAESTAESAGEAEGGEVETDLSRDMSLADVTFIGVGAMIGAGVFALTGFAAGLAGPALTLAFLLNGFVATFTAVSYAELGAAFPEAGGGYLWVKEALVDPNGFYAGWMSWFAHAVACSLYAVTFGAFLLELIHYAGLLPTPDEVMLLGIVTGHMLEKLFAVLMISLFAYINYRGAEETGTAGIVVTAIKVVVLGVFVAFGIMATLNSPNWTGKFLNSPTFAPNGLFGIVGAMGFTYIAFEGYEIIVQSGEEVVDPGTNIPKAVFYSMIVVVPIYVLVAFASIGGIEVTQDLVRQAGLDGQGQVYTWELLGQLGELGIIEAAGQFVPYGVPLLLFAGLAATMSALNATVYSSSRVSFAMGRDRALPAFFDRIHPGKRTPHWAILLSAVLIAVMAIALPIESVAAAADIMFILLFVQVNWTVIRMRQTHPDLPRTYTVPFMPWPPLIGIVLQILLTPFLIYTLGLEAIGIGESNHGLIALVTTIVWMGLGLVIYYGYSKQKEAEKLEEETPTVVTERHPEAAGKQIVVPVANPENATQLMRTAIDWAKDTGGEILVTSVVTVPHQTPISEGRAFIDGEREVIERAMAVAEDADVPVSGTIRIGHDVADAIVNTVDQYGSDAVLMGWKGQRATQRRDIVLGSNVDRVVTEADADVFVEKIGPEAGSAEAILVPTAGGPHAELAADLADSIAASEGARVDVVYVVDPDASGSERAEVEEMLDEAAARFDRTDPERVNTAVLEGTDVVDELLDASEDYDVTVIGATREGLLQQFVFGALPEEFGRRANVTTIMTKRDVDLRSRLARWIG; encoded by the coding sequence ATGGCAGAATCAACCGCGGAATCCGCCGGCGAGGCGGAAGGCGGAGAGGTGGAGACGGACCTCTCCCGCGACATGAGTCTGGCCGACGTCACCTTCATCGGCGTCGGGGCGATGATCGGTGCCGGCGTGTTCGCGCTGACCGGTTTCGCCGCGGGGCTTGCGGGCCCGGCGCTCACGCTCGCGTTCCTGTTGAACGGCTTCGTCGCAACGTTCACCGCCGTGTCGTACGCCGAACTCGGCGCGGCGTTCCCCGAGGCGGGCGGCGGGTACCTCTGGGTCAAAGAGGCGCTCGTCGACCCGAACGGGTTCTACGCGGGGTGGATGAGCTGGTTCGCCCACGCGGTCGCCTGCTCGCTCTACGCCGTCACGTTCGGGGCCTTCCTGCTCGAGTTGATCCACTACGCGGGGCTCCTCCCGACGCCGGACGAGGTCATGCTCCTCGGCATCGTCACGGGCCACATGCTCGAGAAGCTGTTCGCGGTGCTGATGATCTCGCTCTTCGCCTACATCAACTACCGGGGCGCGGAGGAGACGGGCACCGCGGGTATCGTCGTCACGGCGATCAAGGTCGTCGTCCTCGGCGTGTTCGTCGCCTTCGGTATCATGGCGACCCTCAACAGCCCGAACTGGACCGGGAAGTTCCTGAACAGCCCCACGTTCGCGCCGAACGGCCTGTTCGGCATCGTCGGCGCAATGGGCTTCACCTACATCGCCTTCGAGGGCTACGAGATCATCGTCCAGTCCGGCGAGGAGGTCGTCGACCCCGGGACGAACATCCCCAAGGCGGTCTTCTACTCGATGATCGTCGTCGTCCCGATCTACGTCCTCGTCGCGTTCGCCTCGATCGGCGGCATCGAGGTGACCCAGGACCTGGTTCGACAGGCCGGTCTGGACGGACAGGGACAGGTGTACACGTGGGAGCTGCTCGGCCAGCTCGGTGAACTCGGCATCATCGAGGCGGCCGGGCAGTTCGTCCCCTACGGCGTCCCGCTGCTCCTGTTCGCCGGGCTGGCGGCGACGATGAGCGCGCTCAACGCGACGGTCTACTCCTCCAGCCGCGTCTCGTTCGCCATGGGTCGCGACCGGGCGCTCCCGGCGTTCTTCGACCGGATCCACCCCGGCAAGCGCACGCCCCACTGGGCGATCCTCCTGTCGGCGGTGCTCATCGCGGTGATGGCGATCGCGCTGCCGATCGAGAGCGTCGCCGCCGCGGCGGACATCATGTTCATCCTGCTGTTCGTACAGGTCAACTGGACGGTCATCCGGATGCGCCAGACGCACCCCGACCTGCCGCGGACGTACACGGTGCCGTTCATGCCGTGGCCGCCGCTGATCGGCATCGTCCTCCAGATCCTGCTCACGCCGTTTCTCATCTACACGCTCGGGCTGGAGGCGATCGGCATCGGCGAGAGTAACCACGGCTTGATCGCCCTGGTCACGACGATCGTCTGGATGGGCCTCGGTCTCGTCATCTACTACGGCTACTCGAAGCAGAAGGAAGCCGAGAAGCTCGAGGAGGAGACCCCGACCGTGGTCACCGAGCGGCACCCGGAGGCCGCGGGGAAGCAGATCGTCGTCCCGGTCGCGAACCCCGAGAACGCCACGCAGTTGATGCGGACGGCGATCGACTGGGCGAAGGACACGGGCGGCGAGATCCTCGTCACCAGCGTCGTCACGGTCCCGCACCAGACCCCGATCTCGGAGGGCCGGGCGTTCATCGACGGCGAGCGCGAGGTCATCGAGCGGGCGATGGCGGTCGCCGAGGACGCCGACGTTCCCGTGAGCGGGACGATCCGGATCGGCCACGACGTCGCCGACGCGATCGTCAACACCGTCGACCAGTACGGGAGCGACGCGGTCCTCATGGGGTGGAAGGGACAGCGCGCCACCCAGCGGCGCGACATCGTCCTCGGGAGCAACGTCGACAGGGTGGTGACGGAGGCCGACGCCGACGTGTTCGTCGAGAAGATCGGACCCGAGGCGGGTAGTGCCGAGGCGATCCTCGTCCCGACCGCGGGCGGCCCGCACGCGGAACTGGCCGCCGACCTCGCCGACTCGATCGCCGCCTCCGAGGGCGCACGGGTCGACGTCGTCTACGTCGTCGATCCGGACGCGTCCGGATCCGAACGCGCGGAGGTCGAAGAGATGCTCGACGAGGCGGCGGCCCGCTTCGACAGGACGGACCCCGAGCGGGTGAACACGGCGGTGCTCGAGGGGACGGACGTAGTCGACGAACTGCTCGACGCGTCGGAGGACTACGACGTCACCGTCATCGGTGCGACCCGCGAGGGGCTCCTCCAGCAGTTCGTCTTCGGGGCGCTCCCGGAGGAGTTCGGCCGTCGCGCGAACGTCACGACGATCATGACCAAGCGCGACGTCGACCTCCGTTCCCGCCTCGCCCGGTGGATCGGGTAG